DNA sequence from the Candidatus Methylacidiphilales bacterium genome:
ATAAGCAATATCCGATATCTGATTAAATGCTTCTTTGCTAATTTCTGATGCAGGAGGATGAATATTATTACACACTGTCGTACATAATTCTTTTAATTCTTCAATAAAATCAGAGGGTAGATGATCTGGGGCAGGATTGAGAATGATTGACTGATATCTCAAAAAGAATCCATAGAACTTATCGCAGCATGATCTAAAATTATACTCGTTCATTAATACACGATTGGCGTAGAACAATGTATCCAAAGCTCCACGTGCATAGTCTTCAGTCCTCGGCCCCCAGTTTTCAGACCATATTGATCGCATAGCCTCTAGCGTATCCATGACTCGTTTGTCTGGTAAGGCATTCTCTGATTCATAACTAGCTGGTTCGATTAAATTCATGCCGAAAGAGTGATGCTGGGTACTAAGATCTAGGAAAACCGCTTGAGTAATTCTTTCCTTCGGCACTAATGAGGCGACATGTTGAGCCAAAGTACGGTGTGGGTCAATAACAATAACAGAAGCCTGCGGGTCATTTTCCATAATATATTGAGCGATGAGGCACATCATGTTAGATTTGCCACTTTGTGTTGTTGCGACTAAACCGATGTTGCCGCGCAGAATACTCTGTGGCGACAAATATACAGGTCTGCGATAGATGCCAGGGACGTATCCACACAACATCCCTTCTTCGTGACCAAATTCTCTCCGGGGAGCCATCACTTGTTTGGATGTGCCGTATTCTAGGCTTGGGTTGTAACTAGCTTCATGTGGCAAGTGCCATAAAATGGCCATTTCATTAGAAGATAGTATGGGCTTTTGTAAAGATCCAGGCAGAGCAATAACCAATGAAGGGATACTTTGATCTATTGCATGGCGTTTAAAGCATATGTAGTCTGGTGCATATATTGCCCTGCTCTTTTTAAACATGAATCCATTGCCACTTGCGAAATTATATGCACTAAAGGTATTAGTTACTTTTATAGCTAGGTTCTCCGCATGAACACGATCAGAAGCGACCGTATAAATCCTGAACCAGACCCGATAAGCGTTTCCTGCTATTTTTTGTTGTACCAGATGAGGATCAGGTGGAGAACCGAGCTTCAATCGTATGGAAAAGAAGAAAAGAGCTGCTATAAAGCAGCCCAAGCCGATAAATGCATAATTTGTCAAGCCGAATAGAAGCACAAGGGGCAAACATATCAAAAGGGCAAAGAAGATGAATCCTACACCAATGAGAGTAGACAGTGTGCTGATTAAGTAAACAGGTGATAATTTTAATTTTTCATTAACATCCTGGGTCGTGCCTCTCCAAAACGAAGCCCAGTGATAAGGCATCGGTGATAGAATATACTGTATTAAACACTGCTGATCTTGATTGAGATGAGAAATTGTGGAGATGACATTCATTAGCGGGTCGGCGCCGCGAGAAAAGTCATCATAAGTAGATCTGCCTTCACGTGTGCTGCTGGTTCTAATCGGCCAAATAGCTGGTGATCTGAGTTTACCTTCATATAAACATATGTGTTTATTAGCCGATTCCCTTATTTTTACTGCCGGATCTTGTTCTGTATCATAATACCTAACATCACATTGTGGCCATGTTGCTTTAACCAAATCTACGGCATGAGTGAGACGATCATACTCTTTTGCTCTAACCAATAGGGATGTGCCATGATAATCAGCGTATATTTCTAAGGAGATGAAATCGTTGAGATGATGAGTGCAAATGGATTGGATAAAAGTTTCAGAAGATAGAGCGTCTCTTTTGTTGTTTCTTGGCACTATAATTTTTGCGCAATATGAATTCGCGTGTCCTATTTTAGGGATGTCTTGAACAGTGTGAATATTATTCATATCCAAACATATTATAACACAGATAGGTGTGCGAGATTGAAGACGTGTGCTAAAATAATAGAATAAAGGCGTGTTAGATAAATATTACACTAAGATAATTGTGAAAACATCGCCTATGTTTTAGAGAAGAATTCAGCGCATTTATTAGCCTTAAAACATATTTGCGGTTGAAGCAATTGTATGAATTTTGGATAAAAGCAACCAATAGGTGATAGAGTAAGATAAAGACTGAAGCTGCAACAAGTGCTACCTATAAATACTTAAAATCATGGTTGTATTCTTCAGATAATCCAATCAGATACTCTACTCACATCCTTCATCCGTCTGGTAATCAAAATGTATATCGCTGACCAATGCTTCCGACGCGGCAGTATCACGCTAGACGTAAAGAGTGTGACCAGTAAACAAATAGGTTAAGCACGTTAGTAGTCCTGTTCTGACTAAACCTATCCCGCGCTGTACAAAAGAAGACAAAACCTTCTTATTTGTTATCTAGCAGTTCATATCTTTAGGACGTAAAACGGCATGACCATCCCCTAGATTGTTTGCCATCGCATACTCGGTGATGCAAAAAAGTAAACGATCTATCAGTTGAGCTATGATTATGTATTAGTGAATCATGATATATAAATGTTTTGGTTTTATCTTGCGGTTCTAGTGTATGTGTTACGCAAAATTATCGTTAACTATCATCGGTTATCGTGACAAAGCTCTAGTTGTTTCATGCAAGAAGCATGCTCGATCGTTTAAACAGGTTGCACTGATTTTTGATCTTGTCAACACAGGCCAATAAATCGAGCTGTTTATAGGGTATATGACAAGCTAAACAGGCTGGATTCTTTATTTTTTAAATCTAGAGTGGGCAGTATTTATTCCGGTGAGCGCATCATAATTATAACGATTGTATACGGCTGCATCAATCTTTGTGTCTAGATCTTTCCGCCAATTCTTATGATATCCATGTTAATATGCCGACTTAAATATCATTAAATTTTATATACTTCTTATTTATTTAAACTGAAGCCATTAAAATAATCAAGGTTAGTGATTGTTTTGTAAGGTTTGAACGGTAGAAAGTTTATTATTTTTTATATTTACTTAGCATTTTTATATCAAACGAGATAAAATGCATCAAAGTGTATAAAGTGAGTGAACATATAAAGATAACATCAATCGAATAAATTCAGATAAAAACTCCCCGCTTGTTTATAAATATTGTTATTTGCATTAAAAAAGAATATAAGTTAGACTGATTTTAATTTATTACAACAACTATAGTTTACCGTAATATACGCATCGTCAGTGATAGCTTTAAATATTAATATAAGCCGCAAAGTTGTTGATAAACAACATTAATCTTGAATTATGCTATAAACAGCTAAAGTCAATCACAAGAATTTGGTGTGTGTCAATAAATACTCTAAAGCAACGAAGCATATCCTTTCTTGTTTAAACCTATAGCCCTTAACTCTCTTATAATAATATCTACTAAATAAATGATATCGTGATTATCGTATAAGTCGATGGCTAATTTACGCACAATTTCGATTGATCTTTCGTTCAAACAATAAACAAGTAATTTGATAATATTATTATTTCTGTTGCTTTTATTAATACGGTCGTTTTCTTTGATAGTTTTAAACACAGCATTCAAGATAAATTCATGATCTAAAATTGCCAATGGTCTCATATGCACATCGCGAACATAGTTAATAAAATCATCGGAGTGTTTAAAAAACAATTCCATGGAGTATTGATTAAGTGTTGATAACAACGTCGTGATAAGCAATCTAAACATATCGGCATCTTTGTTAAATTTATCCAAAATCATAGTTAGTAGTTTATCTGCCTCGTTTATATTTCTACTGATCAATTCAAATAGCGTGTAAATTGACATAAAATATTGAGGTTCGTTTTCATCGTGATTTATCAAATTACTCATATTATTAATGATATAATCAACGCCCTTTTCTTCATCTAAGTTAAGCAGCGATAAACCTATATCTTCCATGTATAGATAAGCATAGGAGCCGAGTTTATTAATAATAAAAAAAACGGTGTCTGTATCCTTATGATGAAAAGCATATTCCAATATCATTTCACGCAATGAGAAAACCCAGAAATCATCGCCTGTTTTTATTATTTCACGCGCTAGTTCTATGTTTTTCTTATCCACCACCTTACCCAATTTATTACCATACAAAGAAAGCAACATAGCATATTCATCATAATACATCAACATAATCTTTATCATTTCATTGATGAATTCTTTATTTTGGCTTCTTATCAAGATATCCAGAATATGACCATTTTCGTAGTCATTTAAACAGCGTAAAATATTATTTATTAAATCAGTATAATTTTTATCTTTAACCTCAGTTTTAAAATTATTTAAAATAGGTATGTACTTGAATAGATAATCCAATAAGAGTTTCGAGTAATAATCCAACCTAATTTTTAACTCCTCGTTTAAGTCTTCAGAATAACGATAACGGCCTAGTATATCTCCTATAGACTCTAAGATCAAATCTTTTTCATCAAAACGATTTTCTTCAATCCATTTAAACAATAATTCACAAGACTTCAAATCTCCCACTTTACCTAATGATCTGATAATAGTTTCTTTTAAAGCACCATTCTCGTCTTTTTTTAATTCATACAGTAATAAATCTACTATGCCATCGTAATTCATTCTGGTTAATGTTTTCAGCGCCAATGATTTCTTGTTTGTATCACTCACACGTAATTGTTCGAAAAGAAATCCTAGAAAATACTGGTCTTGTATTTCTCCTATCACTTCAAGAGCGGCCTGATAAAATTTGTTCGAAAATTCTATGATCAAATTTGCCAAATCAATCTGTTTC
Encoded proteins:
- a CDS encoding DUF87 domain-containing protein produces the protein MNNIHTVQDIPKIGHANSYCAKIIVPRNNKRDALSSETFIQSICTHHLNDFISLEIYADYHGTSLLVRAKEYDRLTHAVDLVKATWPQCDVRYYDTEQDPAVKIRESANKHICLYEGKLRSPAIWPIRTSSTREGRSTYDDFSRGADPLMNVISTISHLNQDQQCLIQYILSPMPYHWASFWRGTTQDVNEKLKLSPVYLISTLSTLIGVGFIFFALLICLPLVLLFGLTNYAFIGLGCFIAALFFFSIRLKLGSPPDPHLVQQKIAGNAYRVWFRIYTVASDRVHAENLAIKVTNTFSAYNFASGNGFMFKKSRAIYAPDYICFKRHAIDQSIPSLVIALPGSLQKPILSSNEMAILWHLPHEASYNPSLEYGTSKQVMAPRREFGHEEGMLCGYVPGIYRRPVYLSPQSILRGNIGLVATTQSGKSNMMCLIAQYIMENDPQASVIVIDPHRTLAQHVASLVPKERITQAVFLDLSTQHHSFGMNLIEPASYESENALPDKRVMDTLEAMRSIWSENWGPRTEDYARGALDTLFYANRVLMNEYNFRSCCDKFYGFFLRYQSIILNPAPDHLPSDFIEELKELCTTVCNNIHPPASEISKEAFNQISDIAYSILNTINRNGEYHKILINKIYTLYNHIVGFIDNTSISSNAFEEAYRSRLINRGDGHFYPHLFTLLDVPGILSIPTFTRTVLDLLSDASYSHLRTWWLRNVFDFIRVHNTRALQEFVTPINTKINSFNALPQARRVFGQTTSTLQIKNIIDSGGILIVDLAAGIIGSSTAALIGATLINWLSYLLFHRQEKLNGKKYPRVYLIIDEFQSIHGANLALLLSEMSKYGAHIIMGTQSLSNIENRKNNSKLPWLENIHTLFVFNCGAEDSKVLSQELNVAGGDDFQNLHPSDIVGLPRFHCYVRARDLNGIPRVFLLETRKAPQGDENTFNIIYQNSIMHYMRTAEEADAMSYATYERHLRAMPQGAAYDVNSKRTVSVENEGKSETIDDPFFSHPSRK
- a CDS encoding HEAT repeat domain-containing protein, translated to MKSHLDLTGYYIFQDKKRLNARELIEITRTYPYESLVIILNFILFCNNHLPDHFLLAQALVHLAMINNKKVKDILVVYTKPDVAIIQCAAYLGLYLLTGNQHMLRYVKEKLNSVDGDQGRNILKLIGFAFLYKKQIDLANLIIEFSNKFYQAALEVIGEIQDQYFLGFLFEQLRVSDTNKKSLALKTLTRMNYDGIVDLLLYELKKDENGALKETIIRSLGKVGDLKSCELLFKWIEENRFDEKDLILESIGDILGRYRYSEDLNEELKIRLDYYSKLLLDYLFKYIPILNNFKTEVKDKNYTDLINNILRCLNDYENGHILDILIRSQNKEFINEMIKIMLMYYDEYAMLLSLYGNKLGKVVDKKNIELAREIIKTGDDFWVFSLREMILEYAFHHKDTDTVFFIINKLGSYAYLYMEDIGLSLLNLDEEKGVDYIINNMSNLINHDENEPQYFMSIYTLFELISRNINEADKLLTMILDKFNKDADMFRLLITTLLSTLNQYSMELFFKHSDDFINYVRDVHMRPLAILDHEFILNAVFKTIKENDRINKSNRNNNIIKLLVYCLNERSIEIVRKLAIDLYDNHDIIYLVDIIIRELRAIGLNKKGYASLL